From Penicillium digitatum chromosome 5, complete sequence, one genomic window encodes:
- a CDS encoding putative swi2/snf2-like protein, producing the protein MSAEGTSTPTDSRAGTMAPESVVPSSPLTDPTEADESKSSLGKEDDDSKANLTDSEDVEGMDTKAKALMHLLKTSSVFVAIMSEKMKKQQEDARLAAIKHREQTAPSQKKTKAPPEPGRRATRTRPNQDAMEEDAAADEKVVGSSRGRPKRAVANGSSISSYFKKADVEVTEDNSSVQQALEQAADDYKANPKALGEQDLVATQQPKLVSGGTMRTYQLEGLEWLKTLWMNGLCGILADEMGLGKTVQAISMIAFLKEKNVSGPFLIAAPLSTVSNWVDEFARWTPEIKSVLYHGSKDERAALRKNHMKMKDQGDMDFPVICTSYEICMNDRKFLGQYQWRYIVVDEGHRLKNMNCKLIKELLTYNSANRLLITGTPLQNNISELWSLLHFLLPEVFNDLNSFEGWFDFSSVLDNKGQAGLVEKRKRNLVTSMHAILKPFLLRRLKTDVETNLPKKREYILYAPLTPEQKDLYREIINGTGRQYLEGKALERLESKSGSSTRSQSMKRKRHGNDETRPAKSTRSSGISTPAINGNNPNRRRRITRQSYNDLSDGEFDEHLRKLELGIEEEEMKLEPSDTELEEMQRAENLKLAKKEIGQKKMQNPVLQARLACNSPHNFYWPWVDESSSVDESLVSASGKMLLLDRLVSCLLEKGHKILIFSQFKTQLDIIEEWITTLRSWECCRIDGAIAQSERQAQIKNFNTKKNHKLFLLSTRAGGQGINLTAADTVIIFDSDWNPQQDLQAQDRAHRIGQTKPVIIYRLATKGTVEQTLLEKADSKRRLERLVIQKGKFRSLLDPSANSQDIDELRKALGENEFERFEVGVDPASILSNEDLDILTDRSEEAYLRAEKGLDTQGAAFVAVETKRDAGESILS; encoded by the exons AGCAACAAGAGGATGCACGTTTGGCGGCGATCAAGCACCGTGAACAGACTGCTCCGAGCcagaagaaaacaaaggcGCCTCCGGAACCTGGTCGCCGAGCCACTCGAACTCGGCCAAACCAAGATGCGATGGAGGAGGACGCAGCCGCCGACGAAAAGGTTGTAGGATCGTCTAGAGGTCGGCCTAAGCGGGCAGTCGCTAATGGCAGCTCGATTTCCAGTTACTTCAAAAAGGCTGATGTGGAAGTGACTGAGGACAATTCCTCGGTGCAGCAAGCCCTTGAGCAGGCTGCAGATGACTACAAAGCAAATCCCAAAGCTCTTGGTGAACAGGACCTGGTCGCAACACAGCAGCCAAAACTTGTGAGCGGCGGCACAATGAGAACATACCAGTTGGAGGGCCTCGAATGGCTCAAGACCCTGTGGATGAATGGGCTTTGTGGCATCCTTGCTGATGAGATGGGCCTTGGAAAGACTGTTCAAGCCATCTCCATGATTGCCTTCctgaaagaaaagaacgTCTCAGGGCCCTTCTTAATTGCCGCACCACTGAGCACGGTGAGCAATTGGGTGGATGAATTCGCCCGGTGGACACCGGAAATAAAATCGGTTTTGTACCATGGCTCGAAGGATGAGCGGGCGGCCTTGCGTAAAAACCATATGAAAATGAAAGACCAGGGAGACATGGATTTCCCAGTGATATGCACGTCCTACGAGATTTGCATGAATGACCGGAAGTTTCTGGGTCAATATCAATGGCGATATATCGTTGTT GATGAGGGCCACCGTTTGAAAAACATGAACTGCAAGCTCATCAAGGAGCTTTTGACTTACAACTCAGCCAACCGTCTGTTGATTACTGGGACGCCTCTCCAGAATAACATCTCAGAGTTGTGGTCACTTTTACACTTCCTGCTCCCTGAAGTTTTCAACGACCTCAACTCCTTTGAGGGCTGGTTCGATTTTTCTTCCGTGCTTGACAACAAAGGCCAAGCGGGGCTTGTTGAAAAGCGCAAGCGTAACCTAGTCACCAGCATGCACGCTATCCTTAAACCTTTTCTTCTGCGGCGTCTCAAAACAGATGTGGAGACCAATCTTCCCAAGAAGCGAGAGTATATTCTCTACGCTCCACTAACCCCCGAGCAAAAAGACCTCTATCGGGAGATCATTAATGGTACAGGGCGCCAGTATCTCGAAGGAAAGGCTCTGGAGCGTCTGGAGAGTAAGAGCGGCAGCTCGACGCGATCACAAAGCATGAAGCGCAAACGTCATGGCAATGACGAGACAAGGCCGGCCAAGAGCACCAGATCTAGCGGGATATCTACACCGGCTATAAATGGAAATAATCCTAACCGCCGCCGACGAATTACGCGTCAAAGCTACAATGATCTAAGTGATGGAGAATTTGACGAGCATCTCCGCAAACTCGAGCTGGGAatcgaagaagaggaaatgaAGCTCGAGCCTAGCGATACTGAGCTTGAAGAGATGCAGCGGGCTGAGAATCTGAAGCTTGCCA AAAAAGAGATTGGACAAAAGAAAATGCAAAACCCAGTCTTACAGGCCCGCCTTGCCTGCAACTCTCCGCACAATTTTTACTGGCCTTGGGTGGACGAGTCCTCATCCGTCGACGAAAGTCTCGTCTCTGCGTCTGGAAAGATGCTGTTGTTAGACCGCTTGGTCTCCTGTTTACTTGAGAAGGGCCATAAAATTTTGATTTTCTCCCAGTTCAAAACTCAACTGGACATCATCGAAGAGTGGATAACGACACTTCGCTCCTGGGAATGTTGCCGAATCGATGGCGCTATTGCACAGTCAGAGCGCCAAGCTCAGATTAAAAACTTTAATACCAAGAAGAATCACAAGCTCTTCCTCTTGAGCACCCGAGCTGGGGGTCAAGGAATCAACCTCACCGCGGCTGACACTGTCATCATCTTTGATTCTGACTGGAATCCCCAGCAGGATCTGCAGGCTCAGGACCGAGCCCACCGCATTGGCCAGACCAAGCCAGTGATCATCTACAGATTGGCCACGAAGGGTACCGTTGAACaaacacttcttgagaaagcGGATTCCAAACGTCGACTCGAACGTCTGGTGATACAGAAGGGCAAATTTCGCTCTTTGCTCGACCCTAGTGCGAACTCTCAAGATATCGACGAATTGCGCAAGGCTCTTGGCGAGAACGAGTTCGAGCGGTTCGAGGTTGGCGTTGACCCTGCGTCGATCTTGTCCAATGAAGATCTTGACATCTTGACCGATCGCTCTGAGGAGGCCTATCTGCGTGCTGAGAAGGGGTTGGATACGCAAGGAGCTGCGTTTGTTGCAGTTGAAACGAAGCGCGATGCTGGCGAGAGCATTCTCTCCTGA